From one Anguilla rostrata isolate EN2019 chromosome 12, ASM1855537v3, whole genome shotgun sequence genomic stretch:
- the LOC135236332 gene encoding olfactory receptor 52N5-like: MVEISSNSTDILRLQGFDLPPQGVYAAFIFGMLSYLLIIFCNVFLMATIIMNKSLHQPMYILLFNLPISDLIGSSAVFLQLIKEILLDSRYIEASNCIAQAFFVHIYWVTGTLILSAMAYDRYIAICNPLKYSTIMTNSHIAKIIASVWLVALLLIGVLFGLLLRLPRCRSSISQTYCDNPSLLALVCADTTINNIYGLFITAGIQVFFLGMIFYTYLQILLACFKNKHSDTKSKALQTCTTHLTVFIISECLGLFTIISYRIKQLSPHLRRMIGVSTLIFPPTLNPIIYGLKTKDIRQRINMAIRKMVNP, from the coding sequence ATGGTTGAAATTTCTTCAAATTCAACAGACATTCTGAGACTGCAAGGCTTTGACCTACCTCCTCAAGGGGTGtatgctgcatttattttcgGCATGCTGAGTTACCTTTTAATTATCTTCTGTAACGTTTTCCTGATGGCCACCATTATCATGAATAAGAGCCTCCACCAGCCCATGTACATCCTGCTCTTTAACCTGCCCATCAGTGACCTCATTGGCTCCTCAGCCGTCTTCCTGCAACTCATCAAAGAGATCCTGCTGGACTCCAGGTACATCGAGGCCTCCAACTGCATCGCTCAGGCGTTTTTCGTCCACATTTACTGGGTTACCGGTACCTTAATCCTCTCTGCCATGGCTTACGACAGGTACATTGCCATATGCAACCCACTGAAGTACAGCACCATAATGACCAACAGCCACATCGCGAAAATAATCGCATCGGTGTGGCTCGTGGCCCTTCTCTTGATTGGCGTGCTGTTCGGCCTACTACTACGGCTGCCTCGGTGCAGATCTTCAATATCGCAAACTTACTGTGACAATCCCTCTCTGCTTGCACTAGTCTGTGCAGACACCACCATCAACAACATTTACGGACTGTTCATCACAGCCGGCATACAAGTGTTTTTTCTGGGTATGATTTTCTACACCTACCTTCAGATTTTGCTtgcatgctttaaaaacaaacactctgATACAAAGAGCAAAGCTTTGCAGACCTGTACAACTCATTTAACCGTATTTATCATTTCGGAGTGTTTAGGACTTTTCACAATTATCTCATATCGCATAAAGCAGCTCTCTCCTCATTTAAGGAGGATGATCGGAGTTTCCACCTTGATATTTCCCCCTACTCTCAACCCAATAATATACGGCCTTAAAACAAAGGACATCCGACAGAGGATTAACATGGCAATCCGCAAAATGGTGAAtccttaa
- the LOC135236818 gene encoding olfactory receptor 52N5-like: MVEISSNSTDILTLQGFDLPPQGVYAAFIFAMLSYLLIIFCNVFLMSIIIMNKSLHQPMYFLLFNMPINDLIGSSAFFLQLIKEILLDSRYIEASNCIAQAFFVHIYWVTAALILSAMAYDRYIAICNPLKYSTIMTNSHIAKIIASVWLVALLLMGVLFGLLLRLPRCRSLISQTFCDNPSLLALVCADTTINNIYGLFITAGLQVFAVGMILYTYLQILLACFKNKHSDTKSKALQTCTTHLTLFIILECLGLFTIISYRVKQLSPHFKRMIGVSTLIFPPTLDPIIYGLKTKDIRQRINMAIRKTVNP; the protein is encoded by the coding sequence ATGGTTGAAATTTCTTCAAACTCAACAGACATTCTGACACTGCAAGGCTTTGACCTACCTCCTCAAGGGGTGtatgctgcatttattttcgCCATGCTGAGTTACCTTTTAATTATCTTCTGTAACGTTTTCCTGATGTCCATCATTATCATGAATAAGAGCCTCCACCAGCCTATGTACTTCTTGCTCTTTAACATGCCCATCAATGACCTCATTGGCTCCTCAGCCTTCTTCCTGCAACTCATCAAAGAGATCCTGCTGGACTCCAGGTACATCGAGGCCTCCAACTGCATCGCTCAGGCGTTCTTCGTCCACATTTACTGGGTTACCGCTGCCTTAATCCTCTCTGCCATGGCTTACGACAGGTACATCGCCATATGCAACCCACTGAAGTACAGCACCATAATGACCAACAGCCACATCGCGAAAATAATCGCATCGGTGTGGCTCGTGGCCCTGCTCTTGATGGGCGTGCTGTTCGGCCTCCTACTACGGCTGCCTCGGTGCAGATCTTTAATATCGCAAACTTTCTGTGACAATCCCTCTCTGCTTGCACTAGTCTGTGCAGACACCACCATCAACAACATTTACGGACTGTTCATCACAGCCGGCTTGCAAGTGTTCGCCGTGGGTATGATTCTCTACACCTACCTTCAGATTTTGCTtgcatgctttaaaaacaaacactctgACACAAAGAGCAAAGCTTTGCAGACCTGTACAACTCATTTAACCCTCTTCATCATTTTGGAGTGTTTAGGACTTTTCACAATTATCTCATATCGCGTAAAGCAGCTGTCTCCTCATTTCAAGAGGATGATTGGAGTTTCCACCTTGATATTTCCCCCTACTCTCGACCCAATAATATACGGCCTTAAAACAAAGGACATCCGACAGAGGATTAACATGGCAATCCGCAAAACAGTGAAtccttaa
- the LOC135236830 gene encoding olfactory receptor 52N5-like → MVEISSNSTDILTLQGFDLPPQGVYAAFIFAMLSYLLIIFCNVFLMATIIMNKSLHQPMYILLFNLPINDLIGSSTFFLQLIKEILLDSRYIEASNCIAQAFFIHVYWVTAALILSAMAYDRYIAICNPLKYSTIMTNSHIAKIIASVWLVALLLIGVLFFLLLRLPRCRSLISQTYCDNPSLLALVCADTTINNIYGLFITAGLQVFAVGMILYTYLQILLACFKNKHSDTKSKALQTCTTHLTLFIILECLGLFTIISYRVKQLSPHLKRMIGVSTLIFPPTLNPIIYGLKTKDIRQRINMAIRKTVNP, encoded by the coding sequence ATGGTTGAAATTTCTTCAAACTCAACAGACATTCTGACACTGCAAGGCTTTGACCTACCTCCTCAAGGGGTGtatgctgcatttattttcgCCATGCTGAGTTACCTTTTAATTATCTTCTGTAACGTTTTCCTGATGGCCACTATTATCATGAATAAGAGCCTCCACCAGCCCATGTACATCCTGCTCTTTAACCTGCCCATCAATGACCTCATTGGCTCCTCAACCTTCTTCCTGCAACTCATCAAAGAGATCCTGCTGGACTCCAGGTACATTGAGGCCTCCAACTGCATCGCTCAGGCGTTCTTCATCCACGTTTATTGGGTTACTGCTGCTTTAATCCTCTCTGCCATGGCTTACGACAGGTACATCGCCATATGCAACCCACTGAAGTACAGCACCATAATGACCAACAGCCACATCGCGAAAATAATCGCATCGGTGTGGCTCGTGGCCCTGCTCTTGATTGGCGTGCTGTTCTTCTTACTACTACGGCTGCCTCGGTGCAGATCTTTAATATCGCAAACTTACTGTGACAATCCCTCTCTGCTTGCACTAGTCTGTGCAGACACCACCATCAACAACATTTACGGACTGTTCATCACAGCCGGCTTGCAAGTGTTCGCCGTGGGTATGATTCTCTACACCTACCTTCAGATTTTGCTtgcatgctttaaaaacaaacactctgACACAAAGAGCAAAGCTTTGCAGACCTGTACAACTCATTTAACCCTCTTCATCATTTTGGAGTGTTTAGGACTTTTCACAATTATCTCATATCGTGTAAAGCAGCTGTCTCCTCATTTAAAGAGGATGATTGGAGTTTCCACCTTGATATTTCCCCCTACTCTCAACCCAATAATATACGGCCTTAAAACAAAGGACATCCGACAGAGGATTAACATGGCAATCCGCAAAACAGTGAAtccttaa
- the LOC135236399 gene encoding olfactory receptor 52N5-like — MVENSSNSTDILTLQGFDLPPQGVYAAFIFAMLSYLLIIFCNVFLMSIIIMNKSLHQPMYILLFNLPINDLIGSSALFLQLIKEILLDSRYIEASNCIAQAFFVHVYWVTGALILSAMAYDRYIAICNPLKYSTIMTNSHIAKIIASVWLVALLLMGVLFGLLLRLPRCRSLISQTYCDNPSLLALVCADTTINNIYGLFITAGLQVFAVGMILYTYLQILLACFKNKHSDTKSKALQTCTTHLTIFIILECLGLFTITAYRVKQLSPHLKRMIGVSTLIFPPIFNPIIYGLKTKEIRQKINMAIRNTVNP, encoded by the coding sequence ATGGTTGAAAATTCTTCAAACTCAACAGACATTCTGACACTGCAAGGCTTTGACCTACCTCCTCAAGGGGTGtatgctgcatttattttcgCCATGCTGAGTTACCTTTTAATTATCTTCTGTAACGTTTTCCTGATGTCCATCATTATCATGAATAAGAGCCTCCACCAGCCCATGTACATCCTGCTCTTTAACCTGCCCATCAATGACCTCATTGGCTCCTCAGCCCTCTTCCTGCAACTCATCAAAGAGATCCTGCTGGACTCCAGGTACATCGAGGCCTCCAACTGCATCGCTCAGGCGTTTTTCGTCCACGTTTACTGGGTTACCGGTGCCTTAATCCTCTCTGCCATGGCTTACGACAGGTACATCGCCATATGCAACCCACTGAAGTACAGCACCATAATGACCAACAGCCACATCGCGAAAATAATCGCATCGGTGTGGCTCGTGGCCCTGCTCTTGATGGGCGTGCTGTTCGGCCTCCTACTACGGCTGCCTCGGTGCAGATCTTTAATATCGCAAACTTACTGTGACAATCCCTCTCTGCTTGCACTAGTCTGTGCAGACACCACCATCAACAACATTTACGGACTGTTCATCACAGCCGGCTTGCAAGTGTTCGCCGTGGGTATGATTCTCTACACCTACCTGCAGATTTTGCTtgcatgctttaaaaacaaacactctgACACAAAGAGCAAAGCTTTGCAGACCTGTACAACTCATTTAACCATCTTCATCATTTTGGAGTGTTTAGGACTTTTCACAATTACCGCATACCGCGTAAAGCAGCTGTCTCCTCATTTAAAGAGGATGATTGGAGTTTCCACCTTGATATTTCCCCCTATTTTCAACCCAATAATATACGGccttaaaacaaaggaaatccGACAAAAGATTAACATGGCAATCCGCAATACAGTGAATCCTTAA
- the LOC135236336 gene encoding olfactory receptor 52E4-like codes for MVEFSSNSTDILTLQGFDLPPQGVYAAFIFATLNYLVILFCNLFLMATIITNKSLHQPMYILLFNLPINDLIGSSALFLQLIKEILLDSRYIEASNCIAQAFFIHIYGVGSLLIISAMAYDRYIAICNPLKYSTIMTNSHIAKIIASVWLVALLLIGVLFFLLLRLPRCTSLISHTYCSNPSLLALVCADTTINNIYGLFITAGLQVFSVGLILYTYLQILLACFKSKRSDTKSKALQTCATHLTVFLILECLGFFTIISYRIKQLSPHSRRIIGASNMIFPPTLNPIIYGLRTKEIRQRINMAIRKTVNP; via the coding sequence ATGGTTGAATTTTCTTCAAACTCAACAGACATTCTGACACTGCAAGGCTTTGACCTACCTCCTCAAGGGGTGtatgctgcatttatttttgccacGCTGAATTACCTTGTAATTCTCTTCTGTAACCTTTTCCTGATGGCCACCATTATCACGAATAAGAGCCTCCACCAGCCCATGTACATCCTGCTCTTTAACCTGCCCATCAATGACCTCATTGGCTCGTCAGCCCTTTTCCTGCAGCTCATCAAAGAGATCCTGCTGGACTCCAGGTACATCGAGGCCTCCAACTGCATCGCTCAGGCGTTTTTCATCCACATTTACGGGGTTGGCAGCCTGCTAATCATCTCTGCCATGGCTTACGACAGGTACATCGCCATATGCAACCCACTGAAGTACAGCACCATAATGACCAACAGCCACATCGCGAAAATAATCGCATCGGTGTGGCTCGTGGCCCTGCTCTTGATTGGCGTGCTGTTTTTCTTACTACTACGGCTGCCTCGGTGCACATCTTTAATATCGCATACTTACTGTAGCAATCCCTCTCTGCTTGCACTAGTCTGTGCAGACACCACCATCAACAACATTTACGGACTGTTCATCACAGCCGGCTTGCAAGTGTTTTCTGTGGGTCTGATTCTCTACACCTACCTGCAGATTTTGCTTGCATGCTTTAAAAGCAAACGCTCTGACACAAAGAGCAAAGCTCTGCAGACCTGTGCAACTCATTTGAccgtttttctcattttggagTGTTTAGGATTTTTCACAATTATCTCATATCGCATAAAGCAGCTGTCTCCTCATTCAAGGAGGATAATTGGAGCTTCCAACATGATATTTCCCCCTACTCTCAACCCAATAATATACGGCCTTAGAACAAAGGAAATCCGACAGAGGATTAACATGGCAATCCGCAAAACAGTGAAtccttaa